In Colias croceus chromosome 8, ilColCroc2.1, a genomic segment contains:
- the LOC123693694 gene encoding uncharacterized protein LOC123693694 has product MNTRSRSGRGATPSVSETTATATGTSSTNTSEETSGTTETSETCTTATRTTRTEEKSSSTPPTPSTMPADKLQPAPSPVVGYTNAAFAAPADNADAPTTAAFAAPISNVNLNTDAALAAPSNVAVGSPARRSKTLRQASEVRSRRSVASRKRLLAELEAKERLAELKLEQAKAAAELEKARLERIRAEEESTTEEEEEDYEPERRVESWLKQHSSQPLPPAANPTRELSPPRYIAKNTDNKEDRGWGARQEQDDGQREPKKDPPTRSPEVAAIVTAFNEVARSQRKVIRYGGELPTFTGSSNEWLSFKASYEETEEGFTDGENVARLRKALKGAALEAVTALLISHTGPEKIIEALQRRFGRPDALVLGEMEKIKSLPRVSDNPRDVCIFANKIANIVATVEILGKPEYLHSPEMLRQVLEKLTPIMKNKWYDFAADERDKTPLLKKLAEFLNKEADKCSSYAPLDTETERITRKRTERAYAASNASERETRCPVCEREHKLIECRQFTNSDVNTRWEIAKKHRVCFRCLRSKHQRATCRARPCGLNGCTMKHHKMLHHTKTAEKKNEETTQPQAETKNDEKVLVSAININSATSEQPTRRRAYLKIAPITITGPKGKCDTYALLDEGSTVTIIETALAEQLGLDGPRESITIQGVNGHENEHEYSKRVKARVRGRHEENDYVLDNARTVHQLHAFTQSIHESDIARCNHLHDLQDDLLYENATPKLLIGQDNWELIITRKLRHGKRSQPVASKTLLGWVLHGCRSSNKHPVLFCSHLSEAEKSPDTLENMMKKYFELESIGIEPKRQRSDPEQQALNILEKKSQRLPSGRYETGLLWRDESADTPNNYGDTLKRLKTLEKKLDKDGELKRQYEERIENLLSSGYAEKAQTPPTGGRVWYLPHFPVINPDKAKIRLVHDAAAKSHGRSLNDMLLPGPDLLQSLPAVIMKFRQHPIAVSADIKEMFMQIKIIEEDRDALRFLWRGDRRDDGPPDEYRMTSLIFGASSSPCTALYIKNRNAQEHANESPAAARAIQENHYMDDYIHSYATEDEAKEITAHVDRIHRYAGFELRGWASNKENAIRNFTNTGATTVEIGGSETERTLGLLWHVKQDYIGFRVNTKRVPQEIIENKRTPTKREALSLIMSVFDPLGLIAPILTPAKRIMQDTWKYNTGWDDPIPDALQHRWENWVANIQHLDALRIPRCYDYEPAAEREIHTFVDASEEAYAAVVYIRATRADGSIHIAIAAAKSRVTPTKPVSIPRLELQAALLGARLTRTVEEGHDFVFKRKVYWSDSRTALAWIRGEPRTYKTFVAHRLAEIEDLTKKDEWRWVPTAHNTADDATRNTPADFDPQHRWFTGPDFLRYEECDWPVEKKENITDTGEEKEKCGALNSSDPAPAFIDLKRFSTWTRLVRTTARVLQFIELCRRPKQLVNATRRKRTRKNEEKDVTWKRNTKKNKEKIVSRPNNEERKYIILSARHLRAAENVLVKLAQQATYGKEIAILQRGDPLTEKCQGPLAGLSVALNEEGILKLRGRVNEASAIEAEAANPTVLDGKHKYTQLYIQHVHEKLHHGGVEIVVNELRQRLWITRIRPATKEVLKSCPRCRLLRAKPARPSTGDLPAARLAHHARPFTFTGLDYFGPQEVTVGRHREKRYVALFTCLTSRAVHLEVVASLSTDSAINALRRFIARRGCPAEIWSDNATCFRAANRELTDAWAALEEEAAARRISWRFLPPAAPFMAGAWERMVRTVKEALRHTLHEQHPSDETLVTLLAEVEATVNSRPLTHVAVTPDVPPAITPNMILLGSNCYVPPPCTIEEDQTTARTHWKRAQQLADTFWRRWVREYLPVLQQRREPHASGAAPKIGDQVIVCDSNHPRNTWPRGRVIATYPGKDGEVRVVDVETSGGRILRRPTKKIVVLPVRIAECDGGRNVHDET; this is encoded by the coding sequence ATGAACACGAGAAGCCGGAGCGGAAGAGGAGCCACGCCATCGGTATCCGAGACGACCGCCACCGCCACAGGAACGTCATCAACGAACACATCGGAAGAAACGAGCGGCACGACGGAGACATCGGAGACCTGCACGACCGCGACGAGAACGACGAGGACAGAAGAAAAGAGCAGCTCGACGCCACCTACGCCGAGCACCATGCCCGCCGACAAGTTGCAGCCAGCGCCGTCACCCGTCGTAGGATACACAAACGCCGCTTTCGCGGCGCCAGCCGACAACGCCGACGCGCCGACGACCGCCGCTTTCGCGGCGCCAATAAGCAACGTCAACTTAAATACAGACGCCGCTCTCGCGGCGCCATCGAACGTCGCCGTCGGGTCGCCAGCACGCCGCTCGAAGACGCTCCGCCAGGCATCAGAGGTGCGGTCGCGGCGCTCCGTAGCCTCCCGCAAGAGACTCCTCGCGGAGTTGGAGGCGAAGGAACGCCTAGCCGAACTAAAGCTGGAACAAGCGAAGGCCGCAGCAGAACTAGAAAAGGCGCGGTTAGAAAGAATCCGCGCTGAAGAAGAATCAACAACGGAAGAGGAAGAAGAGGACTACGAACCGGAACGACGGGTCGAGTCGTGGTTGAAACAGCATTCAAGCCAGCCACTGCCACCCGCCGCCAACCCGACTCGCGAGCTCTCACCGCCACGCTACATAGCGAAGAACACCGACAACAAGGAAGACCGAGGATGGGGGGCCCGCCAGGAACAGGACGACGGGCAACGGGAACCGAAGAAAGACCCGCCCACGCGGTCACCAGAAGTTGCGGCAATTGTAACCGCCTTCAACGAAGTCGCAAGAAGCCAAAGGAAAGTAATAAGATACGGCGGTGAACTACCGACGTTCACCGGCTCCAGCAACGAGTGGCTATCGTTCAAGGCATCGTATGAAGAAACTGAAGAGGGATTCACCGACGGGGAAAACGTCGCACGATTGAGGAAGGCGCTGAAAGGAGCAGCCCTAGAAGCCGTCACCGCCCTACTCATATCACACACCGGACCCGAGAAGATCATCGAAGCCCTGCAGAGAAGGTTCGGCCGCCCAGACGCGCTCGTTTTGGGTGAAatggaaaaaattaaatcgctacCACGAGTGTCGGACAACCCCCGGGATGTTTGCATATTCGCAAACAAAATAGCGAATATCGTCGCCACCGTCGAAATACTAGGAAAACCAGAATACCTGCACAGCCCGGAAATGCTGCGGCAGGTGCTCGAGAAGCTCACACCGATCATGAAGAATAAGTGGTACGACTTCGCCGCCGACGAACGAGACAAGACACCGCTACTGAAAAAGCTCGCAGAGTTCCTGAATAAAGAAGCAGACAAGTGCTCCAGTTACGCTCCGTTAGACACAGAGACGGAGAGGATAACAAGGAAAAGGACGGAGCGCGCCTACGCAGCAAGCAACGCGAGCGAGCGAGAAACAAGATGCCCGGTGTGCGAGCGAGAACACAAGCTTATCGAGTGCCGACAATTTACGAACAGCGACGTAAATACACGATGGGAAATAGCGAAGAAACATCGAGTGTGCTTCCGCTGTCTGCGAAGCAAACATCAACGAGCAACATGCCGCGCTCGTCCATGCGGCCTCAACGGGTGCACCATGAAGCACCACAAGATGCTCCATCATACAAAGACAGCGGAAAAGAAAAATGAAGAAACGACTCAACCGCAAGCCGAAACGAAGAACGACGAAAAAGTCCTCGTGTCGGCGATAAACATCAACAGCGCTACGTCGGAGCAACCTACGCGCCGCCGCGCGTATCTGAAGATCGCCCCCATCACCATCACGGGGCCGAAAGGAAAATGCGACACGTACGCGCTGCTCGACGAGGGAAGCACGGTGACCATCATAGAAACGGCGCTTGCAGAACAGCTGGGTCTCGACGGGCCACGCGAGTCCATCACAATTCAAGGTGTGAATGGACACGAGAACGAGCACGAGTACAGCAAGAGAGTGAAGGCACGAGTACGAGGACGGCATGAAGAAAATGATTACGTATTAGACAACGCCCGCACCGTGCACCAACTCCACGCGTTCACGCAGTCCATCCACGAAAGTGACATCGCCCGCTGCAACCATCTGCACGACCTGCAAGACGACCTGCTGTACGAGAATGCAACACCGAAGCTGCTGATCGGACAAGACAACTGGGAGCTCATTATAACACGTAAACTACGGCACGGCAAGAGGAGTCAGCCCGTCGCATCGAAGACACTGTTAGGATGGGTACTGCACGGCTGCCGTTCATCGAACAAGCACCCAGTTTTGTTCTGTTCTCATCTCTCGGAAGCGGAGAAGTCACCCGACACACTCGAAAATATGATGAAGAAATACTTCGAATTAGAATCCATCGGCATCGAACCTAAGCGACAGCGCAGCGACCCGGAGCAGCAGGCACTCAACATACTGGAAAAGAAAAGTCAACGCCTGCCGTCCGGCCGATATGAAACCGGACTCCTATGGAGAGACGAGTCCGCAGATACACCGAACAACTACGGCGACACACTGAAAAGACTGAAGACATTGGAAAAGAAATTGGACAAAGACGGAGAGCTGAAGAGACAATATGAGGAAAGAATCGAAAATCTACTCTCGTCCGGCTATGCAGAGAAGGCGCAGACTCCGCCCACCGGCGGGAGAGTGTGGTACCTCCCACACTTTCCAGTGATCAACCCGGACAAAGCGAAGATTCGTCTGGTGCACGACGCGGCCGCTAAGTCACACGGCCGCTCTCTCAACGACATGCTGCTGCCCGGGCCCGACCTACTGCAATCTCTGCCCGCCGTCATCATGAAGTTCCGTCAACATCCAATCGCCGTGTCCGCCGACATCAAGGAAATGTTCATGcagataaaaattatagaagaAGACCGCGACGCGCTGCGCTTCCTCTGGCGTGGCGACCGACGCGACGACGGGCCGCCCGATGAATATCGTATGACATCGCTCATCTTCGGCGCCTCTTCATCACCGTGCACCGCGCTCTACATCAAGAATAGAAACGCGCAAGAACACGCGAACGAGAGTCCGGCAGCCGCACGCGCGATTCAAGAGAACCATTATATGGACGACTATATACATAGCTACGCGACCGAAGATGAAGCAAAGGAGATAACGGCGCACGTCGATCGCATACATCGATACGCCGGCTTCGAGCTACGTGGGTGGGCGTCGAACAAAGAAAACGCGATAAGAAACTTTACGAACACCGGGGCGACCACCGTCGAGATCGGCGGGAGCGAGACAGAGCGAACATTAGGGCTACTTTGGCATGTGAAGCAGGACTACATAGGCTTTCGTGTCAACACGAAACGTGTACCACAAGAAATAATCGAAAATAAGCGAACACCTACGAAGAGAGAAGCCCTCAGTCTCATCATGTCGGTCTTCGACCCACTCGGCCTCATCGCGCCCATCCTCACACCGGCGAAAAGGATAATGCAGGATACGTGGAAGTACAACACCGGCTGGGACGACCCCATTCCCGACGCGCTACAACACCGCTGGGAAAACTGGGTGGCGAATATACAGCATCTCGACGCGCTCCGCATCCCGCGCTGCTATGACTACGAACCCGCTGCTGAGAGAGAGATACACACGTTTGTGGACGCCAGCGAAGAGGCATACGCAGCAGTCGTGTATATCAGAGCGACGCGCGCCGACGGATCAATACACATCGCGATCGCCGCCGCGAAAAGCAGAGTCACGCCCACGAAACCGGTATCGATTCCACGTCTGGAGCTGCAAGCCGCCCTGCTCGGAGCACGCCTCACACGAACAGTCGAGGAAGGCCACGACTTTGTCTTCAAGAGAAAAGTGTATTGGAGCGACTCGAGAACAGCACTCGCATGGATACGCGGCGAGCCCCGCACATACAAGACGTTTGTAGCGCACAGACTAGCCGAAATAGAAGATCTCACGAAGAAGGATGAATGGCGCTGGGTTCCCACGGCGCACAATACGGCGGACGACGCTACACGCAACACCCCCGCTGACTTCGACCCGCAACACCGTTGGTTCACCGGTCCAGACTTCCTCCGCTATGAAGAATGCGACTGGCCGGTTGAGAAGAAGGAAAACATCACCGACACGGgcgaagaaaaagaaaaatgcgGCGCGTTGAACTCGTCGGACCCCGCCCCCGCGTTCATCGACCTCAAACGCTTCTCAACATGGACTCGGCTAGTGCGCACAACGGCCCGCGTACTGCAATTCATCGAACTCTGTCGTCGCCCCAAACAACTCGTCAACGCAACACGTCGAAAACGTACAAGAAAAAACGAAGAAAAGGACGTGACGTGGAAAAGAAATACGAAAAAGAACAAAGAGAAAATCGTCTCGCGTCCGAACAAcgaagaaagaaaatatataatactgaGTGCGCGCCACCTACGCGCCGCGGAAAACGTGCTTGTGAAATTAGCACAACAAGCAACGTACGGAAAAGAGATAGCGATACTACAGCGAGGAGACCCGCTCACTGAAAAATGTCAAGGTCCACTAGCGGGATTAAGTGTCGCATTGAACGAAGAAGGAATACTGAAACTACGAGGAAGGGTGAATGAAGCCAGCGCGATCGAGGCAGAGGCCGCAAACCCGACAGTGCTCGACGGAAAACACAAGTATACGCAGCTCTACATACAGCATGTACACGAAAAGTTACATCACGGCGGCGTCGAAATTGTAGTAAATGAACTAAGGCAAAGACTGTGGATAACAAGAATACGACCCGCGACAAAGGAGGTGCTAAAGAGCTGCCCGCGCTGCCGCCTGCTGCGCGCCAAACCCGCGCGCCCATCCACCGGCGACCTGCCTGCCGCACGCCTCGCGCATCACGCGCGCCCATTTACATTCACCGGACTCGACTACTTCGGCCCGCAAGAAGTAACCGTCGGCCGCCATCGAGAGAAGCGCTACGTGGCCCTCTTCACGTGCTTAACATCGCGCGCAGTACATCTAGAAGTCGTCGCCTCGCTCAGCACCGACTCAGCGATCAACGCGCTGCGCCGCTTCATAGCGCGGCGCGGCTGCCCGGCCGAAATATGGAGTGACAACGCGACGTGCTTCCGCGCGGCCAACCGAGAGCTCACGGACGCGTGGGCCGCACTTGAAGAAGAAGCAGCAGCCCGCCGCATCAGCTGGCGCTTCCTTCCGCCGGCCGCCCCATTCATGGCCGGCGCGTGGGAGCGCATGGTACGCACCGTGAAAGAAGCCCTACGCCACACGCTTCACGAGCAGCACCCCAGTGACGAGACGCTCGTCACACTCCTCGCCGAAGTAGAAGCCACCGTAAACTCACGCCCACTCACTCATGTGGCCGTGACCCCCGACGTGCCGCCCGCCATCACACCGAATATGATCCTGCTGGGCTCCAACTGTTACGTGCCGCCACCCTGCACCATCGAAGAAGACCAAACAACAGCGCGCACACACTGGAAGCGCGCGCAACAGCTCGCCGACACCTTCTGGCGACGCTGGGTGCGAGAGTACCTGCCCGTACTTCAACAGCGGCGGGAGCCCCACGCAAGCGGCGCGGCCCCCAAGATCGGCGACCAGGTCATCGTGTGCGACTCCAATCATCCGAGGAACACGTGGCCCCGAGGACGAGTCATCGCCACGTATCCCGGCAAGGACGGCGAGGTACGAGTGGTCGACGTGGAGACCAGCGGCGGCAGAATCCTCCGGCGGCCCACCAAGAAGATCGTCGTGCTACCAGTTCGAATCGCAGAGTGCGACGGCGGGAGAAATGTGCACGACGAAACGTAA
- the LOC123693786 gene encoding uncharacterized protein LOC123693786 isoform X2, protein MYIVYIFILLLYICKGSFSLLCFNCSSTYRDTPGCAGDFAKPFIGFNSTRYLLINCTGDNTMCFVRSWTARARHAWIVQRGCYETSKDDFFPRTMTIPTRAMACKHERLPDAEYKVCFCQADWCNTGTTTYGFQIALSISIVSLLIYYTSIKEQP, encoded by the exons atgtatattgtgtacatttttatattattactatacaTATGTAAAGGGTCCTTCAGCCTTTTATGTTTCAATTGTTCCTCCACGTATCGCGACACGCCCGGTTGTGCAGGAGATTTCGCCAAACCATTTATCGGCTTCAATTCAACTCGATATCTATTGATTAACTGCACCGGAG ATAATACTATGTGCTTCGTGCGCTCTTGGACTGCACGTGCAAGGCATGCGTGGATTGTACAACGCGGCTGCTACGAGACCAGCAAAGATGATTTCTTTCCCAGAACCATGACAATTCCTACCAGAGCTATGGCTTGTAAACATGAAAG attACCAGATGCTGAatataaagtttgtttttgtCAAGCTGACTGGTGTAATACTGGAACTACAACGTATGGTTTTCAAATTGCATTATCAATTTCAATAGTCAGCCTTCTGATTTATTATACTAGCATTAAGGAACAGCCATGA
- the LOC123693786 gene encoding uncharacterized protein LOC123693786 isoform X1 — translation MNLYTSQIWLIYICIEKTTGLLCYNGTFSHESYGEDPFIRKTLFPASRGNVGKLRCSSTIFCKDNTMCFVRSWTARARHAWIVQRGCYETSKDDFFPRTMTIPTRAMACKHERLPDAEYKVCFCQADWCNTGTTTYGFQIALSISIVSLLIYYTSIKEQP, via the exons ATGAATTTATATACTAGCCAAATATGgcttatctatatatgtattgagAAAACAACAGGTTTATTGTGCTATAACGGTACATTTAGTCATGAAAGTTATGGTGAAGACCCCTTTATTAGAAAAACGTTATTCCCTGCGAGCCGAGGAAATGTAGGAAAATTACGTTGCTCTTCgacaatattttgtaaag ATAATACTATGTGCTTCGTGCGCTCTTGGACTGCACGTGCAAGGCATGCGTGGATTGTACAACGCGGCTGCTACGAGACCAGCAAAGATGATTTCTTTCCCAGAACCATGACAATTCCTACCAGAGCTATGGCTTGTAAACATGAAAG attACCAGATGCTGAatataaagtttgtttttgtCAAGCTGACTGGTGTAATACTGGAACTACAACGTATGGTTTTCAAATTGCATTATCAATTTCAATAGTCAGCCTTCTGATTTATTATACTAGCATTAAGGAACAGCCATGA
- the LOC123693589 gene encoding mitochondrial import receptor subunit TOM70, which yields MASTGSTPFPKWQLAILLGAPLAIGLGYLYLRNRFEDPEKKKEAELKAKTTISLDNEENAKAPESAIDRAMKLKGAGNRAFHAGEYDKAISLYNEAIEACPPDRPVDLATFYQNRSACYEKREMWDQVKEDCTFALKLNEKYVKAYLRRSRAAEKSGDLVLALEDVTSACILERFQVQSSLVNADRILKALGRQHAREALAKRNPVMPSKHFIKTYFSAFSEDPITKISLDDKESGGFAKAKHALDAQDYESVVNACTEELDADGKYKYEALLLRATFYLLLGRHEEAQVDLGKVIDSDANTKVKVNALIKRASLYTQLENTEKCLEDFANAAQLDSGNSDIYHHRGQVYLLLERMDEATSEFAKAVELNPDFSIAYIQKCYADYRHAQLHKNIGALNQVRADFEKALERFPRCAEAYILYAQVLSDQQEWGRADALFDSALAVDPNNATLYVHKGLVQLQKSTDFDKAVKLINKAIEMDDKCDFAYETLGTIEVQRGNLRRSLELFEKAIALAKTELEMTHLFSLKDAAAAQLKVSERWGLDWTVS from the exons ATGGCGTCAACGGGGAGTACACCATTTCCTAAATGGCAGCTGGCTATCCTTCTTGGTGCCCCTTTGGCTATCGGGTTAGGTTAtctttatttaagaaacagaTTTGAAGATCCGGAAAAAAAGAAGGAGGCTGAACTCAAAGCGAAAACAACGATTTCATTAGATAACGAAGAAAATGCAAAAGCTCCTGAAAGTGCGATCGACCGCGCTATGAAGTTGAAGGGTGCCGGAAACCGTGCATTTCATGCAGGCGAATATGATAAAGCGATATCTTTGTACAATGAAGCGATTGAAGCTTGTCCACCTGACCGACCCGTTGACTTGGCAACGTTCTATCAAAATCGTTCGGCCTGCTATGAGAAAAGGGAAATGTGGGATCAAGTTAAAGAAGATTGTACATTTGCATTGAAATTGAATGAAAAGTATGTTAAAGCATATCTTCGCCGATCCCGAGCTGCTGAAAAGAGTGGTGATCTTGTCCTAGCTTTAGAAGATGTCACTTCAGCTTGTATTTTGGAACGATTTCAAGTACAAAGTTCACTAGTAAATGCTGATCGTATCCTGAAAGCACTGGGAAGGCAACATGCACGAGAAGCATTAGCCAAGCGAAACCCAGTTATGCCTTCAAAACATTTCATTAAAACCTATTTTTCAGCATTTTCTGAAGACCCAATCACCAAAATTAGTCTTGATGATAAGGAGAGTGGTGGTTTCGCTAAAGCAAAACATGCCCTTGATGCTCAAGATTATGAGTCAGTAGTGAATGCTTGCACTGAAGAATTGGATGCAGAtggcaaatataaatatgaagcCTTACTCCTGCGTGCTACTTTCTACCTCCTTCTTGGTAGACATGAAGAAGCTCAAGTTGATTTGGGTAAAGTTATTGATAGTGATGCCAACACGAAAGTCAAAGTGAATGCTTTGATCAAACGTGCTTCTCTTTATACGCAACTGGAAAACACAGAGAAGTGTCTTGAAGATTTTGCAAATGCTGCTCAGTTGGATTCTGGGAACTCTGACATTTATCATCACCGTGGACAAGTATATCTCTTATTAGAACGGATGGATGAAGCTACATCGGAATTTGCAAAGGCAGTAGAGCTGAACCCTGACTTTTCCATTGCTTACATTCAAAAGTGCTATGCTGACTATAGACATGCTCAACtccacaaaaatattggagCCTTGAACCAAGTAAGGGCAGACTTTGAAAAGGCATTGGAGAGATTCCCAAGGTGTGCTGAAGCATACATTCTATATGCCCAAGTATTGTCAGATCAGCAAGAGTGGGGaagggcagatgcattatttGATTCTGCCTTAGCAGTAGACCCAAACAATGCAACCCTCTATGTCCACAAAGGCCTTGTGCAATTACAGAAGAGCACTGACTTTGATAAGGCTGTCAAGTTAATTAACAAAGCCATAGAAATGGATGATAAATGTGATTTTGCTTATGAAACTCTTGGCACCATTGAAGTTCAAAG AGGTAACTTACGGCGTTCACTGGAGCTTTTTGAAAAGGCCATCGCATTGGCCAAAACAGAATTGGAAATGACACATTTATTCAGTCTTAAGGATGCAGCCGCTGCACAACTTAAGGTGTCAGAGCGTTGGGGATTGGACTGGACTGTAAGCTAG
- the LOC123693583 gene encoding uncharacterized protein LOC123693583, which produces MFASKIYKYARLASLLKFNKNVTAQSSSLFGQQKRLKSDLYEPDYLISMEPDEPVYDCLNIQLKGYDYTLLENCQKEIHRYAEVMGIQVDECWATPAKQLKIQRFKPGGTAVDSEYQLNIYERNVQVVDVPAWALGTLLRVSRALLPEGCTLNVHEHTIEHEDIRYVPDNELLDLKQQLEDMGGSRPEKKKRR; this is translated from the exons ATGTTTGcctcaaaaatttataaatat GCTAGACTTGCgtcgttattaaaatttaataaaaatgttacggCACAATCAAGTTCTCTATTTGGCCAACAAAAACGGCTCAAGAGTGATTTATATGAACCCGACTATTTGATC AGTATGGAACCAGACGAACCTGTTTATGATTGCTTAAATATACAACTAAAAGGATATGACTACACATTGTTAGAAAATTGCCAAAAAGAAATCCATAGATATGCTGAAGTAATGGGTATACAAGTAGATGAATG TTGGGCAACACCGgctaaacaattaaaaatacaacggTTTAAACCTGGTGGAACAGCTGTTGATTCTGAGtaccaattaaatatttatgaaaggAATGTTCAG GTGGTAGACGTACCCGCATGGGCGCTAGGAACATTATTGCGAGTGTCACGCGCCCTTTTACCAGAGGGTTGTACGCTTAACGTTCATGAACATACAATTGAACATGAAGACATTCGATATGTGCCTGATAATGAACTTCTCGACTTGAAACAGCAACTAGAGGATATGGGAGGCAGCCGCCCTGAAAAGAAGAAGAGGAGATAG